One part of the Candidatus Neptunochlamydia vexilliferae genome encodes these proteins:
- a CDS encoding sodium-dependent transporter — protein MQREHWASHFGFIMAAAGSAIGLGSLWRFPYVAGDNGGGAFVLLYVIFTFCLGVPIFIGELAIGRKGQHSPIFAYEALSKKGSNWRLLGYLNLLTSFVILSFYCVVAGWCLNYALMSLNQFTVGKTPEEIRAVFDAVYASPGLNLFWLLIFILLNVGVVYTGIRKGIEHWSKILTPALLVILIALFIYGTTLPGFGDAVKFIFYPDFSKLTPSVILNSLGMAFFTLSVGMGIIVTYGSYLTPTENLPKTASIVALMTLLVSLIAALMIFPIVFTFNFPPEGGPGLIFQTMPVLFSKLPGSLVISTVFFLLFVFTALTSSISLLEVLVANLMELFSWKRHRAVIISSSAVFLFGIPSALAGSSALFPNWETVYGKNFFDTMNYISASWMTPVAALLTTFFIGFVMKKKETREEFLQGGALRTLFGPWLFIIRYIAPIVVILIILEQGGVVHLGKLLTP, from the coding sequence ATGCAAAGAGAACATTGGGCATCCCATTTTGGTTTTATCATGGCCGCTGCCGGTTCAGCGATTGGACTTGGAAGTTTGTGGCGTTTTCCATACGTGGCAGGAGACAATGGAGGAGGGGCCTTTGTCCTTCTCTATGTGATCTTTACCTTCTGCTTGGGAGTCCCGATCTTTATCGGAGAGCTCGCTATCGGACGGAAAGGGCAGCACAGCCCCATCTTCGCCTATGAAGCGCTCTCAAAAAAGGGCAGTAACTGGCGCCTTTTAGGATATCTCAACCTCTTAACCAGTTTTGTGATTCTCTCCTTCTATTGTGTGGTGGCAGGGTGGTGTCTTAACTACGCCCTGATGTCGCTTAACCAGTTTACGGTGGGGAAAACCCCCGAAGAAATCCGCGCCGTTTTCGATGCCGTCTATGCCTCGCCAGGGCTCAACCTCTTCTGGCTCTTAATCTTTATCCTTCTCAATGTGGGAGTGGTCTATACCGGCATCCGGAAAGGGATCGAGCACTGGAGCAAAATCCTCACCCCCGCCCTGCTTGTGATCTTGATCGCCCTTTTCATCTATGGGACCACCCTTCCAGGATTTGGCGATGCGGTGAAGTTTATCTTCTACCCCGACTTTTCCAAACTCACCCCCTCCGTCATTCTCAACTCGCTGGGGATGGCCTTCTTTACCCTGAGCGTCGGGATGGGGATTATCGTCACTTATGGAAGTTACCTGACACCCACCGAAAACCTCCCCAAAACCGCCTCGATCGTCGCCCTCATGACCCTCCTTGTTTCCCTGATAGCAGCCCTCATGATTTTCCCGATCGTCTTCACCTTTAACTTCCCTCCCGAAGGAGGGCCCGGCCTCATCTTCCAAACGATGCCCGTCCTCTTCTCCAAGCTTCCCGGAAGTCTCGTCATCTCGACCGTCTTCTTTCTCCTCTTTGTCTTCACCGCCCTCACCTCTTCGATCTCCCTCCTTGAAGTGCTCGTTGCCAACCTCATGGAGCTCTTCTCCTGGAAAAGGCACCGCGCCGTCATCATCTCTTCTTCTGCCGTCTTTCTCTTTGGGATCCCCTCTGCCCTTGCAGGGTCAAGCGCCCTTTTTCCCAACTGGGAAACCGTCTATGGGAAAAACTTCTTCGATACGATGAACTATATTTCAGCAAGTTGGATGACCCCCGTTGCCGCCCTCCTAACGACCTTTTTCATCGGTTTTGTGATGAAAAAAAAGGAGACCCGCGAAGAGTTTCTTCAAGGAGGGGCCCTCCGCACCCTTTTTGGTCCCTGGCTTTTTATTATTCGGTACATTGCCCCGATCGTTGTGATCCTGATTATCCTCGAGCAAGGGGGCGTGGTTCACCTTGGAAAACTCTTAACTCCTTAA
- a CDS encoding AAA family ATPase yields the protein MRGRRRIGKSRLIEEFGSGMTTHFFVGLPPTPGTTAQSQRDEFARQMVRELNIPSPKSDDWGDLFLSLSSHTDKGRILLVLDEISWIGSKDSDFLGKLKNAWGLHFTKNPKLILVICGSVSSWIEKNILTSVSGLVCLAPEGVLLKFSSFCSKVRV from the coding sequence ATGCGAGGAAGGCGACGCATTGGTAAAAGTCGCCTAATCGAAGAGTTTGGATCGGGGATGACGACCCATTTCTTTGTTGGCCTTCCCCCGACTCCAGGGACTACTGCCCAGAGTCAAAGAGATGAGTTTGCCCGCCAAATGGTCCGAGAGCTTAATATTCCCTCACCTAAAAGCGATGATTGGGGAGACCTATTTTTGTCTCTTTCCAGCCACACCGACAAAGGGCGAATCCTTCTTGTCCTTGATGAGATTTCATGGATCGGCTCAAAAGACTCCGACTTCCTTGGAAAGCTTAAAAATGCCTGGGGCCTCCACTTTACAAAAAACCCCAAACTGATTCTTGTCATCTGTGGTTCTGTTTCAAGCTGGATCGAAAAAAACATCTTAACCTCAGTTTCGGGTTTAGTTTGCTTAGCTCCAGAGGGAGTTTTGCTTAAATTTTCTTCTTTTTGCTCGAAGGTAAGGGTCTAA